The following proteins come from a genomic window of Aquimarina sp. MAR_2010_214:
- a CDS encoding lipopolysaccharide assembly protein LapB — MSNLLDKYLFQALDAYPYNLEEAVESLNYALSYDEKNPIALSLLGQIYAESLKNYEVAKEYYQQALAEDMYALDVYPKYINVLLWNEDYDEAEKLVDFALTVKGTDKAMLYLKKGILFEQKKGYKKALKYLKLAKENAYNNHFINEIKEEEERIKNKMPKKKKSKDKSSSKKSKKKS, encoded by the coding sequence ATGAGTAATTTACTAGACAAATATTTATTTCAGGCATTAGACGCCTATCCTTATAACTTAGAGGAAGCTGTAGAGTCTTTAAACTATGCATTGTCTTATGATGAAAAAAATCCGATTGCATTAAGTCTTTTGGGTCAGATATATGCAGAAAGTTTGAAGAATTACGAGGTTGCAAAAGAGTATTATCAGCAAGCTTTAGCAGAGGACATGTATGCATTAGATGTATATCCAAAGTATATCAATGTTCTACTTTGGAATGAAGATTATGACGAAGCCGAAAAACTAGTTGACTTTGCCCTAACCGTAAAAGGAACAGATAAGGCAATGCTATATCTAAAAAAAGGAATTCTTTTTGAGCAAAAAAAAGGCTATAAAAAAGCATTAAAATATCTGAAGTTGGCAAAAGAGAATGCCTACAATAATCATTTCATCAATGAAATAAAAGAAGAGGAAGAACGAATTAAAAATAAAATGCCAAAGAAGAAAAAATCTAAGGATAAGTCTTCTTCTAAAAAATCAAAGAAGAAATCATAA
- a CDS encoding SDR family NAD(P)-dependent oxidoreductase: MKNKTVIITGASTGIGKEIAKYFIARESNVVMNSSNEENLKNAYEELGSPSNAIYLAGDISKQETGRKLVSLAIEKFNTVAVLINNAGVFSPKPFLDVEEKDLDHYWNVNLKGTYFTSQAVIPHMIKQQNGSIINIGTVLVDHAIDGFPATAPLTSKGAIHALTRQLAAEFGKNNIKVNTIAPGIIRSPLQGKIGIEDADSLAGLHLLNRIGEANEIAEAAYYLATSNFVTGETINVAGGHTVGHAI, from the coding sequence ATGAAAAACAAAACAGTAATTATTACAGGAGCATCCACCGGAATTGGTAAAGAAATTGCAAAATACTTTATAGCAAGAGAAAGTAATGTGGTAATGAACTCTTCTAACGAAGAAAACTTAAAAAACGCTTATGAAGAACTCGGTTCTCCTTCGAATGCAATCTACCTGGCAGGAGATATAAGCAAACAAGAGACAGGACGAAAACTTGTAAGCCTGGCAATAGAAAAATTCAATACTGTAGCTGTTTTAATTAATAATGCAGGAGTATTTTCTCCAAAACCTTTTTTAGATGTTGAAGAAAAAGATTTAGATCATTATTGGAATGTAAACCTAAAAGGAACATATTTTACATCGCAAGCTGTGATTCCTCATATGATAAAACAACAAAATGGTTCAATTATAAACATCGGAACCGTCTTAGTTGACCATGCCATAGATGGATTCCCGGCAACAGCTCCTCTTACGAGTAAAGGTGCCATACATGCTTTAACCAGGCAACTTGCTGCCGAATTTGGTAAAAATAATATCAAAGTAAACACAATTGCTCCTGGGATAATCAGAAGCCCATTACAAGGTAAAATCGGAATTGAAGATGCCGATAGTTTAGCAGGATTGCATTTACTAAACCGAATTGGAGAAGCTAATGAAATTGCAGAAGCAGCATATTATTTGGCTACATCAAATTTTGTAACCGGAGAAACAATTAATGTGGCAGGAGGACATACAGTTGGACACGCCATCTAA
- a CDS encoding Crp/Fnr family transcriptional regulator, which translates to MIHPLRQHIEEIISLTDEEFDFVLSHFEQIKKRKHQYIVQEGEIVNKEYWIIKGCLKSYFIDHTGKEHILQFGMENWWITDYESFVKQTKSKTSIDCIEDSELLYITFENREKLTAKMHKMERFWAKKSKIGRIALQNRILSLLKNSTKERYELLLEHYPKLFQRVPKKMIAAYLGVSRETLSRLNS; encoded by the coding sequence ATGATACATCCTTTACGACAACATATTGAAGAAATAATCAGCCTTACTGATGAAGAATTCGATTTTGTTTTGAGTCATTTTGAGCAAATCAAAAAACGTAAACATCAATATATCGTTCAGGAAGGAGAAATTGTTAACAAAGAATACTGGATCATAAAAGGATGTCTAAAAAGCTATTTTATAGACCATACAGGAAAAGAGCATATACTACAATTTGGGATGGAAAATTGGTGGATTACAGATTATGAATCATTTGTAAAACAAACTAAATCCAAAACTTCTATAGACTGTATAGAAGATAGCGAGCTACTCTATATAACTTTTGAAAATAGAGAAAAACTAACGGCCAAAATGCATAAAATGGAACGTTTTTGGGCAAAAAAAAGTAAAATTGGTCGAATTGCGCTTCAGAATAGAATCTTATCATTATTGAAAAATTCGACTAAAGAACGCTATGAATTACTTCTCGAACACTATCCAAAACTTTTTCAACGTGTTCCCAAAAAAATGATTGCTGCATATTTAGGAGTTTCCAGAGAAACGCTTAGCAGACTAAACTCTTAA
- a CDS encoding 2OG-Fe dioxygenase family protein produces MITEKDISKRLGRTIKSPIRIGDVTDLGIDITTFLNFFKPFFEELQDDKYLVKGKQITFLKQSFPEESETIERIHQSYFEGHVTGEVLDPWIQRLDASQKQQFEYLSTITRQRNIASFQIEIWDDTIFAERIVQQSFEQDVDDFRVWKRVFTQATKEAVENELFFELLKKITGLVKKIHPEIRKLQITSHFMRTISQGKIKGENAPEGVHEDGAQYIMSALVINRQNIIGAESQIYEKSSSEHNELIYSKVLDPGEFIFQADTGEEFTFGNDLWHYVTPIEPDDSLKLGIRDIIGFDIDIL; encoded by the coding sequence ATTTGGGGATAGACATCACTACTTTTCTAAATTTTTTCAAACCTTTTTTTGAAGAATTACAAGACGATAAATATCTGGTTAAAGGGAAACAAATTACTTTTTTAAAACAGTCTTTTCCCGAAGAATCAGAAACGATTGAAAGGATTCATCAATCTTATTTTGAAGGTCATGTAACTGGTGAGGTTTTAGATCCGTGGATTCAAAGGTTGGATGCTTCTCAAAAACAACAATTTGAATACTTGTCGACCATTACTCGCCAACGTAATATTGCTTCTTTTCAAATAGAAATATGGGATGATACTATTTTTGCAGAAAGAATAGTACAGCAATCATTTGAACAGGATGTCGATGATTTTAGAGTATGGAAACGAGTATTCACACAAGCAACCAAAGAAGCCGTTGAAAATGAACTGTTTTTTGAGCTACTAAAAAAAATAACTGGCTTGGTTAAAAAGATTCATCCCGAAATCAGGAAGTTGCAAATCACTAGTCATTTTATGCGTACAATTTCTCAGGGAAAAATCAAAGGAGAGAATGCACCAGAAGGAGTTCATGAAGATGGCGCACAATACATTATGTCTGCATTGGTAATAAACCGACAAAATATTATTGGCGCAGAAAGCCAGATTTATGAGAAATCATCATCAGAGCATAATGAGTTGATCTATAGTAAAGTATTAGATCCTGGAGAGTTTATTTTTCAAGCAGATACCGGAGAAGAATTTACTTTTGGTAATGATCTATGGCATTATGTAACTCCTATCGAGCCTGATGACTCTTTAAAGTTAGGAATCAGAGATATTATAGGGTTTGATATTGATATTTTATAA
- a CDS encoding 4-oxalocrotonate tautomerase family protein produces the protein MPYINIKVTDEQVTTDQKRLLIEGVTQLVVDILNKNPKTTHVVIEEIPIKNWGVNGKQYLGTKK, from the coding sequence ATGCCATACATTAACATTAAAGTTACCGATGAACAAGTAACGACAGACCAAAAACGTCTATTAATAGAAGGAGTTACACAGCTCGTTGTTGACATATTGAACAAAAACCCAAAAACGACTCATGTCGTTATTGAAGAAATACCCATCAAAAATTGGGGGGTAAACGGCAAACAATATTTAGGAACTAAAAAATAA
- a CDS encoding 3'-5' exonuclease: MKTTNTIIVIDLEATCWNGPIPAGQVNEIIEIGICLLDTQTGNISKNEGILIKPEQSEVSPFCTELTTITQELVDKEGVSFAAACEILRTQYSGHQYTWASYGQYDLNMMKKQCAHRGMEYPLSQNHINVKELFSQVKGLRKKVGMKGALGILEIPLEGTHHRGVDDAKNIAKILHWCLDQ; encoded by the coding sequence ATGAAAACAACAAATACAATTATAGTCATAGATCTAGAAGCTACGTGCTGGAATGGTCCCATTCCTGCAGGTCAGGTCAATGAAATTATAGAAATAGGAATCTGCCTTTTGGATACTCAAACAGGAAATATTTCTAAAAATGAAGGGATACTCATTAAACCCGAACAATCAGAAGTCAGTCCTTTTTGCACAGAACTCACTACGATTACTCAAGAATTAGTAGACAAAGAAGGAGTTTCTTTTGCAGCTGCCTGCGAAATACTAAGAACTCAATACAGTGGTCATCAATACACCTGGGCGAGTTATGGCCAATACGATCTAAACATGATGAAGAAACAATGTGCCCACAGAGGAATGGAGTATCCTTTATCACAAAATCATATCAATGTAAAAGAACTTTTTTCTCAAGTTAAAGGCCTGCGAAAAAAAGTAGGAATGAAAGGTGCATTAGGAATTTTAGAAATCCCTCTGGAAGGAACGCATCACAGAGGAGTTGATGATGCCAAAAACATTGCTAAAATCTTACATTGGTGCTTAGATCAGTAA
- the prfH gene encoding peptide chain release factor H encodes MNQKIIQITAGRGPAECCWVVAQVLKCFLEDVQKVGLTYTILQRIKGIENGTVQSVTIKLEGNEVTSFASSWLGTVQWIGTSTFRKYHKRKNWFIGIYELDLIPIKKIAEKDIVFQTMRSSGPGGQHVNKVNSAVRATHKPTGTIAVAMDSRSQHQNKKIAIERLKTKVVAVQLEQLKKSLSDEWENHLNVLRGNPIRVFKGTDFKKKKEVKTFKNKRNQLKNDLRNQLKN; translated from the coding sequence ATGAATCAAAAGATTATACAAATAACAGCGGGAAGAGGCCCGGCAGAATGTTGCTGGGTCGTAGCCCAAGTACTTAAATGTTTTTTGGAAGATGTACAAAAAGTGGGATTAACCTATACTATTCTCCAAAGAATAAAAGGCATAGAAAACGGCACAGTACAATCGGTTACAATAAAACTAGAAGGCAATGAAGTTACTTCATTTGCGAGTTCTTGGTTAGGAACTGTACAATGGATAGGAACCTCGACTTTTCGTAAATATCATAAACGAAAAAATTGGTTTATCGGTATTTATGAATTAGATCTTATACCTATAAAAAAAATAGCCGAAAAAGATATTGTATTTCAAACTATGCGAAGTTCGGGGCCGGGAGGTCAGCACGTAAATAAGGTGAATTCTGCAGTTAGAGCAACACATAAACCAACAGGAACAATTGCAGTAGCCATGGATAGTCGATCGCAGCATCAGAACAAAAAAATTGCTATCGAACGATTAAAAACCAAAGTAGTCGCAGTGCAGTTAGAACAACTAAAAAAATCGCTGTCAGACGAATGGGAAAACCACTTAAATGTTCTACGCGGTAATCCAATTAGAGTATTTAAAGGAACTGATTTCAAAAAGAAAAAAGAAGTAAAAACCTTTAAAAACAAACGAAATCAATTAAAAAATGATTTACGTAATCAATTAAAGAATTAG
- a CDS encoding RtcB family protein, producing the protein MGKKLSGKDLIKLGFPKNNSINVALGQINRYQKRVKKEHILIEAKKVLLNPEAYHGDGIWGKIAESLLKPVEVKKHALKTTRSPFQIYGENEIDEQAKYQLFDALKLPVAIAGALMPDAHTGYGLPIGGVLATKNAVIPYGVGVDIGCRMCLTVYPIAISYLKGKKHQLENILSEHTKFGMYETHKIKHDHEIFERDEFKTIPLVKRLKDKAYKQLGTSGGGNHFVEFGVITITDATNEWGLKTGEYLGVLSHSGSRGLGANIAKHYTYLATKQCPLPKHVQQLAWLDLDTHDGQEYWLAMNLAGDYAQACHDDIHARIGKLLGSKPIAKIENHHNFAWKQEVNGEECIVHRKGATPAAKGELGIIPGSMTAPGFIVRGLGNEASLQSASHGAGRLHSRRKCKEKFTKNEIKKQLKAHDVTLIGGGIDEAPMAYKNIEKVMANQQELVEILGTFTPKIVRMDK; encoded by the coding sequence ATGGGAAAGAAACTAAGCGGAAAGGACCTAATTAAATTAGGCTTTCCAAAGAATAATAGTATTAATGTGGCTTTGGGTCAGATTAATCGATATCAAAAGAGAGTAAAAAAAGAACACATATTAATTGAAGCTAAAAAAGTATTGCTTAATCCAGAAGCATATCATGGTGATGGTATCTGGGGAAAGATAGCAGAGAGTTTATTAAAACCTGTAGAGGTCAAAAAGCATGCATTGAAAACAACTCGCTCTCCTTTTCAGATTTATGGTGAAAACGAAATTGATGAACAAGCAAAATATCAATTATTTGATGCCTTAAAATTACCGGTTGCAATTGCAGGAGCTTTAATGCCAGATGCCCATACTGGATATGGTCTTCCTATCGGAGGAGTTTTGGCAACAAAGAATGCTGTGATTCCTTATGGAGTTGGAGTAGATATTGGATGTAGAATGTGTTTAACGGTCTATCCAATAGCAATCTCTTATCTCAAAGGAAAAAAGCATCAGCTTGAGAATATACTTTCTGAACATACCAAGTTCGGAATGTATGAAACTCATAAGATAAAGCATGACCATGAGATCTTTGAACGAGATGAATTTAAAACCATTCCGTTAGTAAAAAGATTGAAAGACAAAGCGTATAAGCAGCTAGGAACCTCTGGTGGTGGTAATCACTTTGTAGAATTTGGAGTAATTACCATTACAGATGCAACAAATGAATGGGGATTGAAGACTGGTGAGTATTTAGGCGTTTTATCACATAGTGGTTCAAGAGGGTTGGGAGCTAATATTGCCAAACACTATACCTATTTAGCTACTAAGCAATGTCCGTTACCAAAGCATGTACAACAATTGGCTTGGTTAGATTTAGATACTCACGATGGCCAGGAATATTGGCTGGCGATGAATCTTGCTGGTGATTATGCACAAGCTTGTCATGATGATATTCATGCTAGGATAGGAAAGTTATTAGGGTCAAAACCCATAGCAAAAATTGAAAATCATCACAACTTTGCCTGGAAACAAGAGGTTAATGGCGAAGAGTGCATTGTGCATAGAAAAGGAGCTACACCAGCTGCCAAAGGTGAATTGGGAATCATTCCCGGTTCTATGACGGCACCAGGTTTTATTGTTAGAGGATTAGGAAACGAAGCAAGTTTACAATCTGCATCGCATGGGGCTGGTCGCTTACACTCTCGAAGAAAATGTAAAGAGAAATTTACAAAAAATGAGATCAAAAAGCAGTTAAAAGCGCATGATGTAACTCTTATAGGAGGAGGAATCGATGAGGCACCAATGGCATACAAAAACATTGAAAAAGTAATGGCCAATCAACAAGAACTCGTAGAAATTCTTGGAACATTTACGCCAAAAATTGTTCGAATGGATAAATAA
- a CDS encoding methyltransferase domain-containing protein → MQDKLFKNIIDNYDALKYSLLKAQTFDESHYGFPEIYYKIMETDKQRVDAFHKAFTLNNNFKDAVVCEVGVGTLPLTKLYMPYVKKAYLIENNPDLVPFINKEIAKYPWADKVEVIYADALTVDLPEKVDFVVGELMSIYCANEFQVQIFQHMRSFLKPGGKLFPNRIVNFARLCEAEIEAEIHHYPVNFTRHQPMFLTQQFLVNEIELLKEKKQGVRLSFSVPVLFSGTVNALYLESYVEVTEGSNFTGTDSLMPPTVLKTTNTQEVKAGDLVHIDFSFDYGSSLDEISCILS, encoded by the coding sequence ATGCAAGACAAGTTATTCAAAAATATTATAGATAATTACGATGCTTTAAAATATAGTTTACTTAAAGCACAAACATTTGACGAATCTCATTACGGGTTTCCAGAGATTTACTATAAGATTATGGAAACTGATAAGCAACGTGTAGATGCTTTTCATAAAGCATTCACTTTGAATAATAACTTTAAGGATGCGGTTGTATGTGAAGTTGGTGTGGGAACTCTTCCTCTAACCAAATTATATATGCCTTATGTTAAAAAAGCATATCTAATTGAAAATAACCCAGATCTGGTTCCTTTTATCAATAAAGAAATTGCAAAATATCCCTGGGCTGATAAGGTAGAAGTCATCTATGCAGATGCGTTAACTGTAGATCTGCCAGAAAAAGTAGACTTTGTGGTTGGAGAACTTATGAGTATCTATTGTGCCAATGAGTTTCAGGTACAGATATTTCAGCACATGAGATCCTTTTTAAAACCCGGAGGAAAATTATTCCCTAATCGTATTGTGAATTTTGCCAGATTATGCGAAGCCGAAATAGAGGCAGAAATACATCACTATCCAGTAAATTTTACAAGACATCAACCTATGTTCCTAACGCAACAGTTTTTGGTTAATGAAATTGAATTACTCAAAGAGAAAAAACAAGGTGTACGATTAAGTTTTTCTGTTCCCGTTTTATTTTCAGGGACTGTAAATGCACTTTATCTCGAATCTTATGTAGAAGTAACCGAAGGTTCTAATTTCACAGGTACCGATAGCCTGATGCCTCCAACAGTTTTAAAAACTACCAATACCCAGGAGGTAAAAGCCGGAGATCTGGTACATATCGATTTTAGTTTTGATTATGGTTCTTCTCTGGATGAAATAAGCTGTATACTTTCTTAG
- a CDS encoding nuclear transport factor 2 family protein, translating into MYQENIKEIESLITDYFEGIFYGDITKLESCFHEKAYIYGDIKGVDYLKSVNEYIEGVKSRQSPRDLNENLKMKIIGIDIMGKIAMAKLHVPMLGYNYYDYLSLTKINKDWKIVNKLFTHVQ; encoded by the coding sequence ATGTATCAAGAAAATATAAAAGAAATCGAAAGTCTAATTACCGATTACTTTGAGGGAATTTTTTATGGAGATATAACCAAACTTGAATCTTGTTTTCATGAAAAGGCATATATCTATGGAGATATCAAAGGTGTAGATTATTTAAAAAGCGTAAATGAATATATCGAGGGAGTTAAAAGTAGACAAAGTCCTAGAGATTTAAACGAGAATCTAAAAATGAAAATTATAGGGATCGATATTATGGGTAAAATTGCCATGGCAAAATTACACGTCCCCATGCTAGGTTATAATTATTACGACTATTTATCATTAACCAAAATCAATAAGGATTGGAAAATTGTAAATAAGCTATTCACTCATGTGCAATAA